A single Lolium perenne isolate Kyuss_39 chromosome 6, Kyuss_2.0, whole genome shotgun sequence DNA region contains:
- the LOC139832655 gene encoding serine/threonine-protein phosphatase 7 long form homolog, with protein sequence MTGSGGIGGCMLLLSVWSWDRLSVGRPRVLNERPWPHHHENLDREPTWAYLWDNVSEMTSDPMVMYRQYTAELDTLTAEQVEWEPYGSYYHIGAGMADLNHKCTEEAWFWRMRCPLICMWLVEHHQPHRVMRQFGLYQECPPQWQDTDKALHRLDRQRQRKITNWPVHHSVHVAAFIHCLEATRNAGPEEIVPRDLATFNNYLECADTGACKILDA encoded by the exons atgactgggagcggcggtattggtggatgcatgctcctactttccgtatggagctgggaccgcctatcagttgggcgtcccagggtactcaacgagaggccatggcctcatcaccaTGAGAACCTTGATCGTGAGCCgacttgggcatacctttgggacaatgtctcggagatgacgagcgatccaatggtcatgtacaggcagtacactgcggagttggacactcttaccgctgagcag gtggaatgggagccatatggtagctactaccatattggcgcggggatggctgacctcaaccacaagtgcacggaggaggcgtggttctggcgtatgcgctgcccactcatatgcatgtggcttgttgaacaccaccagccgcacagagtgatgagacagtttgggctgtatcaggagtgcccacctcagtggcaagacacggacaaggcgcttcatag gcttgataggcagcggcagaggaagatcacaaattggccagtTCATCATAGCGTCCACGTCGCAGCATTCATACACTGTTTGGAAGCGACACGGAATGCTGGCCCTGAGGAGATTGTGCCTCGCGACTTGGCCActttcaacaactacctcgagtg TGCCGACACCGGGGCATGTAAAATACTAGATGCCTGA